CATGTGCTGCCGACGGCGCGTTCGGCGCGCTTCTCCTCCGGCCTTTCGGTGCTCGATTTCGTCAAGCGCACCTCGATCCTGCGCCTCGGTCCGCAGCAGCTCCGCACCCTCGGCCCGGCGGCGATCGCCCTTGCTGTCTCCGAAGGCCTCGATGCCCATGCGCGGTCGGTCGCGATCCGCCTCAACCTCGAAAGGTGAGGGCATGGCGAAGGGCGAATTCCGGCTTTGCGACGTCGTCCTTGACGATACGATCGGCCGTTCGACGCCCGATGTCGAGCATGAACGCGCCGTCGCCATCTTCGATCTGATCGAGGAGAACAGGTTCGAGCCACTCGGCCATGTCGGCGGACCTTACCGGCTGAATATCTCGTTGGTCGATTCGAAACTGGTTTTTGCCATCACCACCGAAGAGGGCGGCGGCGTCGCCACTCATATCCTGTCGCTCACGCCCTTCCGGCGGATCGTCAAGGATTACTTCATGATCTGCGAGAGCTATTACGAAGCGATCCGTTCGTCGACGCCGAGCCGCATCGAGGCGATCGACATGGGCCGGCGCGGCATCCACAATGAAGGCTCGCAGACGCTGAAGGATAGGCTGGCCGGCAAGATAGAGGTCGATTTCGATACCGCCCGGCGCCTTTTCACGCTGGTCTGCGTGCTCTACTGGCGCGGATGACGGCAATGGAGCGCGCCGCCGATGTCGAGGAGGGAAAGCGGCCGGGCGCCATCCTCTTCATGTGCGGGATGAATGCCATCCGCTCGCCGATGGCTGAAGCGATCGCCCGTAGCATTTTGCCGGCCAATACTTATATCAGGTCTGCCGGCGTTCGCGCCGGCGAGCGCGATCCCTTCGTAGATGCCGTGCTCGAGGAGATCGGGCTTTCCCTCGGGCGCCGCCAGCCGCAGACGCTGGAAGAACTCGAGGACGATTACTTCGATCTGATTATCACGCTGTCGCCCCAGGCACATCATGCAGCACTCGAGCTGACACGGTCGAATGCGATCGATGTCGTCTATTGGCCGACCATGGATCCGACGGTTGCAATCGGAACGCGCGAGCAGATTCTGGAGAGCTACCGCGAGGTCCGCGATCACCTGGCCGGCCTCATCGAAAGCCGGCTACTCAAACGAAATGGCATTGCCGCGCAATCGGCATGAAAACAAATAAAGGAAAGCCTGATCAACGAGGTTCACAAACCTTCGTTGATTGTGTAGTTTCCGCCCAAATTTTAAAGGCGCGCGCTGCGCTGCCTATTCAACCCACAGGAAGAAAACACTTATATGCCTAAAGAAGAAGTCCTCGAATTCCCGGGAATCGTCACCGAACTTCTGCCGAATGCGACGTTCCGCGTGAAGCTCGAAAACGAACACGAGATCATCGCCCACACCGCGGGCCGCATGCGCAAGAACCGCATCCGCGTTCTCGCCGGCGACAAGGTGCTTGTGGAAATGACGCCCTACGATCTGACCAAGGGCCGTATCACCTACCGTTTCAAGTAAGTTTGCCCGAAGGTCCTGCAAGGGTTTTTGCCCCCGTCTGACGATGGTCGAGGTTCCATGGCGCTGAAATACAAGCTCATTCTGGCCTCGGGTTCGCCCCGGCGCGTCGACCTGCTCAACCAGGCCGGCATTGAGCCCTCGCGCCTGATGCCGATGGATATCGACGAGGCGCCGAAGAAGTCGGAGCATCCGCGTTCGCTCGCCCGCAGGCTTTCGGCGGAGAAGGCCGAAGCCGCCCTTGCCGCCATCAAGAGCGATATCACCTGGAAGGGCAGCTATATCCTGTCTGCCGATACGGTGGTCGCTGTCGGCCGGCGCATTCTCGGCAAGGCTGAGTTCGCCGACGAGGCGTTGAACTCGCTGCATCTCCTCTCGGGACGCAACCATATGGTCTACACTGGCGTTTGCCTGGTGACCCCGGATCGCAAGGTCCGTCAGAAGATCGTCGAGACCAAGGTACGCTTCAAGCGTCTCTCCGGCTTCGAGATCGAGAACTACCTGGCCTCCGGCCAGTGGCGCGGCAAGGCAGGCGCCTACGGCATCCAGGGCCTCGCCGGCACCTTCGTGCAGAAGATGGTGGGCTCCTACACCAATGTCGTCGGCCTGCCGCTTTATGAAACCATTCTGCTTTTGACCGGCGAAGGCTTCGATGTGCATAGCCGGTGGCCCGAGGGCTGAGCCCGACGGCCGATGCTTAAAGCGCGTCACGATCTTTCAGATCCGCGCGTCGCGCTTTAAGGCTTTATTTTTACGCATGTCGTTGAACCGCTACACACTTTTACGCGACATGCTTTAGGACCGACCGATATGCCTGAAGACAAGAAACCGGCCGCCAAGGTCGAACCGCTGCGCAAGACGCGCCCTTGCCCCGAATGCGGCAAACCTTCCCACCGCGAACATTACCCCTTCTGCTCCAACCGCTGCCGCGAGGCCGATCTCTCCCGCTGGCTGACCGGCGCCTATGCCATTCCGGTTGCCGACGACGAGACGAAGGCCGATTATCCCGATGAGGAAAACTAATGCATGTCGCCCAAAAGTGCGCAGCGGTTTTGGGAGAACGACATGCATAGAAATAAAGACCTAAAGCGCGAGGAGCGAATCTGAAAGATCGTGACGCGCTTTAGAGAATTTCGCCCGCGAAGCTCTTATTTTTCCTCATGAATCCGCAAAGCTGGCAAGACCGTCAAAAAAGAGTCATTTGACGCTTGCCATGGGCGAACAAGATGCTATAACCCCGCTCGCTTCCGGGGTGAACCAAGGCCCCGCGGTTCCTTTTCTGAAAGGCACTATCGGAAGCAGGTTAGCCCAGGTAGCTCAGTTGGTAGAGCAGCGG
The Rhizobium leguminosarum DNA segment above includes these coding regions:
- the infA gene encoding translation initiation factor IF-1, with amino-acid sequence MPKEEVLEFPGIVTELLPNATFRVKLENEHEIIAHTAGRMRKNRIRVLAGDKVLVEMTPYDLTKGRITYRFK
- a CDS encoding UPF0262 family protein translates to MAKGEFRLCDVVLDDTIGRSTPDVEHERAVAIFDLIEENRFEPLGHVGGPYRLNISLVDSKLVFAITTEEGGGVATHILSLTPFRRIVKDYFMICESYYEAIRSSTPSRIEAIDMGRRGIHNEGSQTLKDRLAGKIEVDFDTARRLFTLVCVLYWRG
- a CDS encoding Maf-like protein translates to MALKYKLILASGSPRRVDLLNQAGIEPSRLMPMDIDEAPKKSEHPRSLARRLSAEKAEAALAAIKSDITWKGSYILSADTVVAVGRRILGKAEFADEALNSLHLLSGRNHMVYTGVCLVTPDRKVRQKIVETKVRFKRLSGFEIENYLASGQWRGKAGAYGIQGLAGTFVQKMVGSYTNVVGLPLYETILLLTGEGFDVHSRWPEG
- the yacG gene encoding DNA gyrase inhibitor YacG, which encodes MPEDKKPAAKVEPLRKTRPCPECGKPSHREHYPFCSNRCREADLSRWLTGAYAIPVADDETKADYPDEEN
- a CDS encoding low molecular weight phosphatase family protein, with product MTAMERAADVEEGKRPGAILFMCGMNAIRSPMAEAIARSILPANTYIRSAGVRAGERDPFVDAVLEEIGLSLGRRQPQTLEELEDDYFDLIITLSPQAHHAALELTRSNAIDVVYWPTMDPTVAIGTREQILESYREVRDHLAGLIESRLLKRNGIAAQSA